The Pseudomonas entomophila genome segment GCCGTAGCCCATGATCGCCGGGTCGACACCCGCGACAGCCATCGAGCGGATGACCGCCAGGGGCTGGATACCCAGGTCCATGGCGCGCTGGCCGGACATGACGATCATGCACGAGGCACCGTCGGTGATCTGCGAGGAAGTACCCGCAGTCACAGTGCCGCCTTTCGGGTTGAACGCAGGCTTGAGCGAAGCCAGGCCTTCAAGGGTGGTTTCCGGGCGAATGGTTTCATCGAAGTCGAAGACCTTCAGGAAGCCGTTCTCATCATAGCCCTGCATCGGGATGATCTCGTCCTTGAACTTGCCTTCGACCGTCGCCTTGTGGGCGAGCTGGTGCGAACGCACACCGAACAGATCCTGTTGCTCACGGGTGATACCATGCATTTTGCCGAGCATCTCGGCAGTAAGGCCCATCATCCCGGAGGCCTTGGCAGCGTGCAAGGACAGGTGCGGGTTGGGGTCGACGCCATGCATCATGCTGACGTGCCCCATGTGCTCGACACCACCGATGACGAACACGTCGCCGTTGCCGGTCATGATCGCCTGGGCGGCGGTGTGCAGCGCGCTCATCGACGAACCGCACAGGCGGCTGACGGTTTGCGCGGCGGAGGTGTGCGGGATCGGGGTCATCAACGATGCCATGCGGGCGATGTTCCACCCCTGCTCCATGGTCTGGTTGACGCAGCCCCAGATCACGTCCTCGACTTCTTTCGGGTCGATCTTGTCGTTACGCTCCAGCAGCTTGCTGATGAGGTGCGCGGACATGTCTTCGGCACGGGTGTTGCGGTGCATGCCACCCTTGGAGCGGCCCATTGGCGTGCGACCAAAGTCGACAATCACCACGTCTCTTGGATTCAAGCTCATATCAATAATCTCGCTCTAGCTCGTTGGGCGCTCAGTTGAAGAAGCGCTGGCCGTTCTTGGCCATTTCGCGCAGCTTCGCAGTGGCGTGGTACAGCGGCCCCAGGTCAGCGTACTTGTCGGCCAGTGCGACGAACTCGGCGACCCCGATCGAATCGATGTAGCGCAGCGCACCACCGCGGAAGGGAGGGAAACCGATACCGTAGACCAGGCCCATGTCGGCTTCCGCGGCGGTTTCGACGATGCCGTCTTCCAGGCAGCGCACGGTTTCCAGGCACAGTGGCACCATCATCCAGTTGATGATGTCTTCGTCGCTGACTTCACGCTGTTCGAAAATGACCGGCTTGAGCACCTCGAGCACGCTGGCGTCGGCGACTTTCTTCGGTTTGCCGCGCTTGTCGGTCTCGTAGGCGTAGAAGCCCTTGCCGTTCTTCTGGCCCAGGCGATTGGCCTCATACAGGGCGTCGACGGCGGAGCGGCGATCGTCCTTCATGCGGTCCGGGAAGCCCTCGGCCATCACGTCGCGACCATGGTGGCCGGTGTCGATGCCGACCACGTCCATCAGGTAGGCCGGGCCCATTGGCCAGCCGAACTTTTCCATGACCTTGTCGATGCGCACGAAGTCGACGCCTGCGCTGACCAGCTTGGCGAAACCGCCGAAGTAGGGGAACAGCACACGGTTGACCAGGAAGCCCGGGCAGTCGTTGACCACGATCGGGTTCTTGCCCATTTTCTTCGCGTAGGCCACGGTGGTGGCGACCGCCACTTCACTGGACTTCTCGCCACGAATGACTTCGACCAGCGGCATCATGTGCACCGGGTTGAAGAAGTGCATGCCGACGAAGTTCTCAGGGCGCTTGAGCGCCTTGGCCAGCAGGTTGATGGAGATGGTCGAGGTGTTGGAGGCGAGGATCGCGTCTTCCTTCACCTGCCCTTCCACTTCCGCCAGCACGGCCTGCTTGACCTTCGGGTTTTCGACCACGGCTTCGACAACGATGTCGACATTGCCGAAATCGCCGTAGGAGAGGGTCGGGCGAATGGCGTTGAGCGCCTCGGCCATCTTCGCCGGGGTCAGGCGACCTTTCTCGACGCGCTTGCCGAGCAGCTTGGAGGCTTCGTTCAGGCCCAGCTGGATGGCTTCCTCACGGATATCCTTCATCAGGATTGGGGTGCCCTTGACCGCCGACTGGTAGGCGATGCCGCCACCCATGATACCGGCGCCGAGCACGGCGGCCTGCTTCACGTCGTGGGCGATTTCGTCATGAGCCTTGGCCTTGCGCTTGAGCTCCTGGTCGTTCAGGAACAGGCCGATCAGGCTTTCGGCGACCGAGGTGCGGGCCAGCTTGGCGAAGCCGGCGGCCTCGACTTCCAGAGCCTTGTCGCGGCCGAAGTTGGCGGCTTTCTGGATGGTCTTGATGGCTTCGACCGGCGCCGGGTAGTTCGGGCCGGCTTGGCCGGCAACGAAGCCCTTGGCGGTCTCGAAGGCCATCATCTGTTCGATGGCGTTGAGCTTGAGCTTCTCGAGCTTGGGCTGGCGCTTGGCCTTGTGGTCCAGCTCGCCGCTGATGGCGCGCTTGATCAGGTCCAGGGCACCGGCCTGCAGCAGTTCAGGG includes the following:
- the fadB gene encoding fatty acid oxidation complex subunit alpha FadB encodes the protein MIYEGKAITVKALESGIVELKFDLKGESVNKFNRLTLNELRQAVDAIKADASVKGVIVSSGKDVFIVGADITEFVDNFKLPEAELVAGNLEANRIFSDFEDLEVPTVAAINGIALGGGLEMCLAADYRIMSSSAKIGLPEVKLGIYPGFGGTVRLPRLIGSDNAIEWIAAGKENRAEDALKVGAVDAVVAPELLQAGALDLIKRAISGELDHKAKRQPKLEKLKLNAIEQMMAFETAKGFVAGQAGPNYPAPVEAIKTIQKAANFGRDKALEVEAAGFAKLARTSVAESLIGLFLNDQELKRKAKAHDEIAHDVKQAAVLGAGIMGGGIAYQSAVKGTPILMKDIREEAIQLGLNEASKLLGKRVEKGRLTPAKMAEALNAIRPTLSYGDFGNVDIVVEAVVENPKVKQAVLAEVEGQVKEDAILASNTSTISINLLAKALKRPENFVGMHFFNPVHMMPLVEVIRGEKSSEVAVATTVAYAKKMGKNPIVVNDCPGFLVNRVLFPYFGGFAKLVSAGVDFVRIDKVMEKFGWPMGPAYLMDVVGIDTGHHGRDVMAEGFPDRMKDDRRSAVDALYEANRLGQKNGKGFYAYETDKRGKPKKVADASVLEVLKPVIFEQREVSDEDIINWMMVPLCLETVRCLEDGIVETAAEADMGLVYGIGFPPFRGGALRYIDSIGVAEFVALADKYADLGPLYHATAKLREMAKNGQRFFN
- the fadA gene encoding acetyl-CoA C-acyltransferase FadA; this translates as MSLNPRDVVIVDFGRTPMGRSKGGMHRNTRAEDMSAHLISKLLERNDKIDPKEVEDVIWGCVNQTMEQGWNIARMASLMTPIPHTSAAQTVSRLCGSSMSALHTAAQAIMTGNGDVFVIGGVEHMGHVSMMHGVDPNPHLSLHAAKASGMMGLTAEMLGKMHGITREQQDLFGVRSHQLAHKATVEGKFKDEIIPMQGYDENGFLKVFDFDETIRPETTLEGLASLKPAFNPKGGTVTAGTSSQITDGASCMIVMSGQRAMDLGIQPLAVIRSMAVAGVDPAIMGYGPVPSTQKALKRAGLTMADIDFIELNEAFAAQALPVLKDLKVLDKMDEKVNLHGGAIALGHPFGCSGARISGTLLNVMKQNGGTLGVATMCVGLGQGITTVFERV